The proteins below are encoded in one region of Malaclemys terrapin pileata isolate rMalTer1 chromosome 20, rMalTer1.hap1, whole genome shotgun sequence:
- the LOC128826648 gene encoding ribonuclease Oy-like isoform X2, which yields MVRGAVLVFLWLAGAEMLREEQVEQNRFCSWKCMKFVQMWPGSFCVALGPRFDCVVPESADSWTIHGLWPSNVMNCCTCWHLFPSDLMDLPKQLAEHWPTFLNASSFNFWKEEWQKHGTCAGCMEALSSPSKYFGAALALRTMYNIDGAFQRAGILPSCNHSYQLHTLQEALVPVLGKEHVLQCVTDGQARQVLVQLKVSLFSNFSAGCLEEGARDFSPYRPCENQRRIFYFPPNQKTPRDPCP from the exons ATGGTGCGTGGGGCCGTGCTGGTGTTCCTGTGGCTAGCCGGAGCGGAGATGCTccgggaggagcaggtggagcaAAACAG GTTTTGCAGCTGGAAGTGCATGAAGTTTGTCCAGATGTGGCCGGGATCGTTCTGCGTG GCTCTAGGGCCGAGGTTCGACTGCGTCGTCCCCGAGTCTGCCGACAGCTGGACCATCCACGGGCTCTG GCCCAGCAACGTCATGAACTGCTGCACCTGCTGGCATCTCTTCCCCTCTGACCTGATG GatctgcccaagcagctggccgaGCACTGGCCCACCTTCCTCAATGCCAGCAGCTTCAACTTCTG GAAGGAAGAGTGGCAGAAGCACGGGACCTGTGCTGGGTGCATGGAGGCCTTGAGCTCCCCCAGCAAGTACTTCGGGGCGGCCCTTGCCCTGCGCACCATGTACAACATTGACGG AGCGTTCCAGAGAGCTGGGATCCTCCCGTCCTGCAATCACAGCTACCAG CTCCACACCCTCCAGGAGGCTTTGGTGCCCGTCCTGGGGAAGGAGCATGTGCTGCAGTGTGTGACCGACGGCCAG GCCCGCCAGGTCCTGGTGCAGCTCAAGGTCTCGCTCTTCAGCAACTTCTCTGCCGGGTGCCTGGAGGAGGGAGCCCGGGATTTCTCCCCCTACCGGCCCTGCGAAAACCAGAGACGCATCTTCTACTTCCCTCCGAACCAGAAGACCccacgggacccctgcccctga
- the LOC128826650 gene encoding cytochrome c oxidase subunit 7A2, mitochondrial, translating to MQALLISRVGSLRSFATSTRHQMKNKVPEHQKLFQADNGLPVHLKGGMVDALLYRLTMIITIFGSCYSVFSLVRAAFPQKK from the exons ATGCAGGCCCTTCTG ATCTCCCGCGTGGGATCCCTCCGCTCCTTCGCCACCTCCACTCGCCACCAGATGAAAAACAAAGTCCCCGAACATCAGAAGCTCTTTCAG GCGGATAATGGCCTGCCCGTGCATCTGAAAGGGGGCATGGTGGATGCCTTGCTGTATCGACTCACTATGATCATCACTATCTTTG GCTCCTGTTACTCCGTCTTCTCACTGGTCAGAGCCGCTTTCCCCCAGAAGAAATGA
- the LOC128826648 gene encoding ribonuclease Oy-like isoform X1, translating into MTGTMVRGAVLVFLWLAGAEMLREEQVEQNRFCSWKCMKFVQMWPGSFCVALGPRFDCVVPESADSWTIHGLWPSNVMNCCTCWHLFPSDLMDLPKQLAEHWPTFLNASSFNFWKEEWQKHGTCAGCMEALSSPSKYFGAALALRTMYNIDGAFQRAGILPSCNHSYQLHTLQEALVPVLGKEHVLQCVTDGQARQVLVQLKVSLFSNFSAGCLEEGARDFSPYRPCENQRRIFYFPPNQKTPRDPCP; encoded by the exons ATGACTG GGACGATGGTGCGTGGGGCCGTGCTGGTGTTCCTGTGGCTAGCCGGAGCGGAGATGCTccgggaggagcaggtggagcaAAACAG GTTTTGCAGCTGGAAGTGCATGAAGTTTGTCCAGATGTGGCCGGGATCGTTCTGCGTG GCTCTAGGGCCGAGGTTCGACTGCGTCGTCCCCGAGTCTGCCGACAGCTGGACCATCCACGGGCTCTG GCCCAGCAACGTCATGAACTGCTGCACCTGCTGGCATCTCTTCCCCTCTGACCTGATG GatctgcccaagcagctggccgaGCACTGGCCCACCTTCCTCAATGCCAGCAGCTTCAACTTCTG GAAGGAAGAGTGGCAGAAGCACGGGACCTGTGCTGGGTGCATGGAGGCCTTGAGCTCCCCCAGCAAGTACTTCGGGGCGGCCCTTGCCCTGCGCACCATGTACAACATTGACGG AGCGTTCCAGAGAGCTGGGATCCTCCCGTCCTGCAATCACAGCTACCAG CTCCACACCCTCCAGGAGGCTTTGGTGCCCGTCCTGGGGAAGGAGCATGTGCTGCAGTGTGTGACCGACGGCCAG GCCCGCCAGGTCCTGGTGCAGCTCAAGGTCTCGCTCTTCAGCAACTTCTCTGCCGGGTGCCTGGAGGAGGGAGCCCGGGATTTCTCCCCCTACCGGCCCTGCGAAAACCAGAGACGCATCTTCTACTTCCCTCCGAACCAGAAGACCccacgggacccctgcccctga